A stretch of Gadus macrocephalus chromosome 17, ASM3116895v1 DNA encodes these proteins:
- the LOC132475889 gene encoding E3 ubiquitin-protein ligase TRIM21-like: protein MDTMGDLHGDNPRANESLMSLRPIPDPARSAQPSGLSLPVERHLSCPICNDLFSDPVTTCCGHSFCKACLNRNAMYSDNSCPTCRQHLSRIPEVNVVLQGLLEDLNQARLEARGQTAEGSAGRPREVVCDVCIGPGARRAVMSCLVCLVSYCRAHLEGHDSKNRLRGHRMVPPVENLDDRACPEHGRPLELYCRDSDRCICVLCVEEGQEVVSVETEWEEKRGQLNYLEGEFQGGIVRRKNKLKEMRSSLKVSQDHLRSESTDIDGILSSLISYVEIAKRHALLPMDERSQAVERQAKEMTEQLNNEIGELKRNISDLRRISDTEDHIDFLQNYPSTKVLDEENNLTEIALDASTSFGTFRSIIKHLMDEILDKLELLTPIELQRIVKFAVDVKLDPSTAHPRLIISADGKEVQDGGGLQVVPMGAQRFDLYSSVLGRNRLTSGKAYWQVKVGDKLGWDLGVTTSTSQRIGRLVFQPDANYWVLTHYDGEGYAAMMAPPKKLALIARPKMVGVFLDYKEGLVSFYDLTSSSHIFSFTACVFSGELRPYFSPHNELKESRPLVITAV from the exons atggACACCATGGGAGATCTTCACGGGGATAACCCAAGGGCGAATGAAAG CCTCATGTCTCTGCGCCCCATCCCGGACCCGGCCCGTTCCGCGCAGCCCTCGGGCCTGAGCCTGCCCGTAGAGAGGCACCTGAGCTGCCCCATCTGCAATGACCTGTTCTCGGATCCCGTGACCACCTGCTGCGGCCACTCCTTCTGCAAGGCCTGCCTGAACCGCAACGCCATGTACAGTGACAACAGCTGCCCGACCTGCAGGCAGCACCTCAGCCGCATCCCCGAGGTCAACGTCGTGCTGCAGGGACTCCTGGAGGACCTGAACCAGGCCCGGCTGGAGGCCAGGGGCCAAACGGCCGAGGGGTCCGCCGGGAGGCCCCGAGAGGTGGTCTGCGACGTCTGTATTGGGCCCGGGGCCCGCAGGGCCGTGATGTCGTgcctggtgtgtctggtgtcgtACTGCCGGGCCCACCTCGAGGGCCACGACAGTAAGAACCGCCTGAGGGGCCACAGGATGGTGCCGCCTGTGGAGAACCTGGACGACAGGGCCTGCCCGGAGCACGGGCGGCCCCTGGAGCTCTACTGCCGCGACAGCGACCGCTGCATCTGCGTCCTCTGtgtggaggaggggcaggaggttGTTTCCGTGGAGACGGAGTGGGAGGAGAAAAGG GGCCAGCTGAACTACCTCGAGGGAGAGTTTCAGGGGGGGATTGTGAGACGGAAAAACAAGCTGAAGGAAATGCGTTCCTCGTTGAAGGTTTCCCAG GATCACTTACGCAGCGAGAGTACGGATATCGACGGCATACTTTCATCTCTAATTTCCTACGTGGAGATCGCCAAAAGACATGCCCTCCTGCCCATGGACGAGAGGAGTCAGGCGGTGGAGAGGCAGGCCAAGGAAATGACGGAGCAGCTCAACAACGAGATAGGGGAACTGAAGAGGAACATCTCGGACCTGAGGCGCATTTCTGACACAGAGGATCATATTGACTTCCTACAG AATTATCCATCCACCAAGGTCCTAGATGAGGAAAACAACCTAACAGAGATAGCACTCGATGCATCCACCTCCTTCGGCACCTTCCGAAGTATAATAAAACACCTGATGGATGAAATTCTCGACAAACTGGAGTTATTGACTCCAATCG AACTGCAGAGGATCGTGAAGTTTGCAG TGGACGTGAAGCTAGACCCCAGCACCGCTCACCCACGCTTAATCATATCCGCTGACGGCAAGGAGGTACAAGATGGCGGCGGGCTTCAGGTAGTACCCATGGGTGCTCAAAGGTTCGACTTGTACTCATCCGTCCTCGGCCGGAACCGACTGACATCCGGAAAGGCCTACTGGCAGGTTAAGGTTGGCGACAAGTTGGGTTGGGATCTCGGCGTAACGACGTCGACCTCTCAACGGATAGGGAGGCTTGTGTTCCAGCCCGACGCCAACTACTGGGTGCTAACACATTACGATGGTGAGGGCTACGCGGCAATGATGGCCCCGCCCAAAAAGCTGGCCCTCATAGCCAGGCCCAAGATGGTAGGCGTCTTCCTGGATTACAAGGAAGGCCTCGTGTCCTTCTACGACCTGACGTCCTCCTCGCACATATTCTCGTTCACGGCGTGCGTATTCAGTGGCGAGCTCCGCCCCTATTTCAGTCCCCATAATGAGTTGAAGGAAAGCCGGCCTCTGGTCATCACTGCGGTCTAG